In Subdoligranulum variabile, the genomic stretch AAGGCGAGATCAGCATTGATCTGCGCGGCAAGGCCCCGGGACGGGGGGCATATCTTTGCCCGTCCGCCGCGTGTCTGGCGAAAGCCCGCAAGGCCAAGCGGCTGGAGCGCACGTTTGAGGTCCCCATTCCCGGGGAAATCTACGAGCGCCTGACCGAGGAGATCCAATGCGCGGAACAAAGTGCAAAGGAGGCGACAGAGCATGGCGAATGACCAACATCCGTTGCTGGGCGCGCTGGGGCTTTGCCGCAAAGCCGGAAAGCTACTGCACGGGTACGACCGAGTGCAGGAAAATGCCCTGCGCGGTAAGGTGGCATTGGTTCTGCTTGCCGCAGATGCCAGTGAACGCACCGTGACCCATATGCGCAGCGCCTGTGAGGGAATCGTGGCCTGTGAACAGATGCCGCTGACCACCGCCGATCTGGCGATGCTCACCCCCAAGCCTGCCGCTGTGTTCGGCATAACGGACGAACACCTTGCGCAGCTGTGCGCAAAACATCTTACCTGATGCAGAGGAGGACCACAGTTTATGGATTTTAAATACAAGATCGCTGATGTTGCCAAGGAGTTCGGCGTGCCCGCCAAGAAGGTCATCGAGACCGTTTCGCCCATCACCGGCGAAGCTTATAAGACCGGCGGTACGTTCGGGGAAAAGGAGCTGGATTTCCTGCTGGAGACGCTGACCCGTGAGAATGCCGAGGAGAGCCTCGATGCCTATCTCGCCAGCGGCACCAAACAGGAAGAGCCGAAACCGGCGCCCAAGGCCGAGGCGAAAAAGCCGGAGGGCAAGAAGCAGGAACCCAAGCGGGAAAACCGCAAGCCCGAGAAGCAGGCGGAGAAGCGTAACGAAAAGCGTGTCACCCTTCAGGAACTGGCTGCTGACACCGGCATCAAGAAGCCGGTGGCTGCCACGGAGCAGGTAAAGGTCAACCGTGCCCAGGTGTCGGTGGACACCCGTACGGTGGATGTCAACGTGGATAAGTTCAACGCCCGGTATGACGACCTGGCCGACAGCCGCAACATGCCCAACAAGCGCAAGAACCAGCCCACCGGCAAGAAAGAAAAGTTCAACAACCGCAACAACCGCCGCGGTCAGCAGTTTGGCCGCCGCCGGGAAACGGAAGCCGAGCGCCTGCAGCGCATCCAGCTGGAGAAGGCCCGCAACGCCCAGCTCAAGATCTCCATTCCCGATGAGATCACCGTGGGTGAGCTGGCTAGCCGTCTGAAGCAGACCGCTGCCAAAGTCGTTGCCAAGTTCATGCAGATGGGCGAGATGCACGCTGTATCCGATGTGGTCGACTTCGATACCGCCGCCCTCATCGCCGAGGAGTTCCACGCCAAGGTGGAGCACGAAGTGCACGTCTCCATCGAGGAGCGCCTTTTTGTGCAGGAGGAGGACAACGCCGCCGACCTCGTCGAGCGTCCGCCGGTCGTGGTGGTCATGGGCCACGTCGACCACGGCAAAACCTCCATTCTGGATGCCATCCGCAAGACCAATGTGACCGCAGGGGAAGCCGGCGGCATCACCCAGGCCATCGGTGCCTACCAGGTCAAGAGCGGCGACAGCGTCATTACTTTCCTGGATACCCCGGGCCATGAGGCGTTCACTGCCATGCGTGCCCGCGGTGCCAACATGACTGATATTGCAGTTCTGGTGGTGGCAGCCGATGACGGTATCATGCCCCAGACCATCGAGTCCATCAACCATGCCAAGGCTGCCAACGTCAAGCTGATCGTGGCCATCAACAAGATGGATAAGCCCACCGCCAACCCCGAGCGCGTCAAGGAGCAGCTGACCCAGTACGAGATCGTCCCCGAGGACTGGGGCGGCGACGTGGCCTGCATCCCGGTGTCGGCGGTGACCGGCATGGGCATCTCGGATCTGCTGGAGCGCATCGTTCTGGAAGCCGAGGTCATGGAACTCAAGGCCAACCCCAACCGCCGCGGCAAGGGCGCTGTGGTGGAGGCCCGTCTGGACAAGGGCCAGGGCCCCATCGCCACCCTGCTGGTGCAGAACGGCACCCTGCATAAGGGCGATTGCCTGATCGCCGGCACCGCCGTGGGCCGTGTGCGTACCATGCGCGACGACAAGGGCCGCGAGATCACCGAGGCCGGTCCGTCCACTCCTGTGGAGATCACCGGTCTGACCGAAGTGCCGGAAGCCGGCGAACTGTTTGAGGCTGTGGAGGACGAAAAGCTGGCCCGTGAACTGGCCGACAAGCGTACCGCCGAGGCCAAGGAACGTCAGTTTGCCGCCTACACCAAGGTCACCCTGGATAATCTGTTCGATCAGATGGCGGCCAACGATATGAAGGAACTGCCCATCGTCGTCAAGGCGGACGTCCAGGGCTCCGCCGAGGCTGTCAAGCAGAGCCTCGAGAAGATCTCCAACGACGAGGTCCGTGTCCGCGTCATTCATGCGGGTGTCGGCGCCATTTCCAAGTCCGACGTCTCGCTGGCGGATGCTTCCAACGCCATCATCATCGGCTTCAACGTCCGTCCCGACGCGGTGGCCAAGGCCGAGGCCGAGCAGACCGGCGTGGAGATGCGTATGTACCGCGTCATTTACGATGCCATCAACGATGTTTCCGACGCTATGAAGGGCATGCTGGCACCCAAGATCCGCGAGGTTGCGCTGGGTGAAGCCCAGGTCCGTCAGGTCTACAAGATCTCCAGCGTCGGCACCGTGGCCGGCTGCCGCGTGACCAGCGGCAAGATCACCCGCGATGCCCAGCTGCGTCTGGTGCGTGACGGCATTGTCATCTGCGAGGATGCCATTGCCAGCCTGAAGCGCTTCAAAGACGACGCTAAGGAAGTGGCCGAGGGCTTTGAGTGCGGCATCACGCTGGAGAAGTTCTCCGACATCAAGGAGGGCGACGTCTTCGAGTGCTTCAAGCTCGAGGAGTACCGCGACTGAGTTGGAATTCAGGCAGGAAAAACGCTTCGCCGGCGGATGCCGGCGGGGGTTCCTGCATAAAGTTGAGGAAAGAATACCATGCCAAGCAAAAATCACGGCCGTATGGCCCAGGACATGAAGCGGGAACTGATTGCCATCATCGGCGAGATGAAAGACCCGCGGGTGACCGGCGGCCTGCTGACCGTCACGCGTCTGGATGTTACCCCGGATCTGGATCAGGCCAAGGTCTACATCAGCGTGATGGGACGGGAAGGCGGTCCGGAGCCGGTGGTCAAGGCGCTGAACAAAGCGTCGGGCCATGTGCGCACCGAAGTCAGCCGCCGCATGCACATCCGCAAAGCGCCTCGCTTTGTGTTTGTGGCAGACGAGGGCGCTGCCTACGCTGCCCATATCAACAAGCTGCTGGGAGAACTGGCAGCCGAAGCTGAACCCGCCGCGGATGACGGCGCGGACAGCGACAGCGAATGATCGGCGCGAGGGCGCTGCCTGGGAGGCAGTGCCTGACCGATCGCCCCAGAAAAGAGGAACTGTATGACGCAATCCGTGGATCATGAGACCGTTGTCTCGCGCCTACTGAGCGCAGATGAGATCCTGATACTATGCCATAAGAATCCGGACGGTGATACCATCGGGTCGGGTACGGCGCTGTGTCTGGCGCTGCAGAAGCTGGGCAAGACCGCTGCGGTTCTGTGCAGCGATCCCATTCCGGCTATGTATGCGTTTTTGCCCATCACGGTGTTTGACGGCAGTTTTACGCCGCACTTTGTGGTGGCAGTGGATGTGGCCGGCATTCAGCTGTTCGGCGACCGCAACAATATGCCCCAGTATGCCGAACATGTGGATCTCTGTATTGACCATCACGGCTCCAACAGCGGCTATGCCTACGAGACCATGCTGGATGACCATGCCGCGGCAACGGCGGAACTGCTGACCGCGCTGATCCCTGAAATGGGTGTGGAGATCACGCCGGATATTGCCGCCTGCCTGTATACCGGCATTGCCACCGACACAGGCTGCTTCCGTTTCACCAACACCACGGCTGCCACCCATCGTGCGGCGGCGGCCCTGATCGAGGCGGGAGCCGATGTGGAAAATCTCAACGAACGGCTGTTTGAGTGCCGTTCCCACGCCCGGATGGCAGCGGAGCGCATGGCGCTGGAAAGTCTGGAATTCTATTACGACAACCGCTGCGCTCTGATTTGTCTGACCTGGGATCAGATTCAGGCGGCTGGTGTGGCAGGAGCTGAGCTGGAAGATCTCACCAGCCTGCCCCGTTCTATCGAAGGCGTGGAGGTGGGTTTGACCCTGCGCCAGCAGAAGGACGGAAGCTACAAGATCAGCGTGCGCACCGGTCACGACACCAACGCCTGCAACATTGCACGGCGTCTGGGCGGCGGGGGACATCCCCGGGCCGCCGGCTGTGAAATCAGCGGCAATCTGGACAACGCCAAGCACGCTATCCTGGATGAAGTAAAAAAAGAACTGGACCGCAGCGCCTCCCTGAACGCGGCGGAGTCCTAGTCCTGAACGAACAGAAAAGGAATCCCCACTATGCAAACGCCAAACGGCATTCTGCCCGTGGATAAGCCCGCCGGCTGGACCAGCTTTGATGTGCTGGCCAAGCTGCGCGGCGCCCTGGGCACGCGCAAGCTGGGGCACTCGGGCACACTGGATCCTATGGCGACCGGTGTGCTCGCCGTGTTTATCGGCAAGGCAACTGCAGCCGCCGATCGCCAGCTGAATCACGATAAAACCTACGAAGCGACGCTGCGTTTTGGACAGCGCACCGATACCGGCGACATCACCGGCACGGTACTGGAGACCGCCCCCGTGACGATAGGGGAGGAAGAACTGCGCGCCGTGCTACCCCGGTTTATGGGGGAGCAGATGCAGCTGCCGCCCATGTACAGTGCGGTCAAAATCAACGGTCAGCCGCTGTACAAAGCGGCCCGAAAAGGTCAGACGGTGGAGCGCACGCCGCGCCCCATCACGGTGTACAGCATCGAATATCTTGGCACTCCCAAACCGGGGGACTATACCCTTCGCATTGCCTGCTCCAAGGGAACCTACATCCGTGTGCTGGCGGAAGACATCGGCAAAGCGCTGGGCGTTCCCGCCACACTGGCGGCACTGCGCCGTACCCGGGCCGGTGAATTCGAGATCAGCCAGTGTCACACGCTGCCGGACATTCTGGCCGCGGCAGAAAAGGGTACACTGACCGAAGACGGCTGGATTCTTCCGGTGGAGACGGTCTTTGCGCCGCTGCCGACTCTGACCGTCAACGACGGTGTGAAAGCGCATCTCTTCAACGGTTGTCCCACCAGTCACTACGCAGCGGCCGACGGCCGCTACCGTGCCTACGATAAAGAGGGCACGTTCCTGGGGCTTGCCGCCGTAAAAGGCGGCGTGCTGCAGGTGGAAAAACTCTTTTGTGAAAGGAATTGAAACGCCGATGCAGATCTACCATACCATGACTCCGGTGCATACCGCGCAGGGCTGTGCGGTGGCGCTGGGGTATTTTGACGGGGTCCATTGCGGCCACCGGATGGTGCTGGGCAGCGCAGTGCGCTATGCAGCTGAAAACGGGCTGACACCGGCGGCGTTCACCTTTGAATTGCCCGGCAATCAGACGCTGAAAGGCGGACGGATTCTTTCCCCGGTGCAGAAACACATCCGCATCGAAAGTCTCGGTATCGAGCAGTATCTGGAGCCGCCCTTTGAGGCATTCCGGGATCTCTCCCCGGAGGATTTTGTCCAGAAAGTACTGGTGGATTGTTTCCGGGCCAAAGCTGTTTTCTGCGGGAAGAATTTTACCTTTGGCGCCCGGGCAGCCGGTGATGTGGAGATGCTTCACGCCCTCTGCGAACCCCGAGGAATCTCGGTGCACATCGTTCCCATGGCGCAGTACGGTGCGCAGGCGGTGTCCTCCACCCGTATCCGTGCGGCGCTGGAGGAAGGACGCCTGGATGATGCCAATGCCATGCTGGGGGCCCCCTATGCTATTGACTGGACCGTTACGCACGGGAAAGGGGTAGGTACCAGCCGCCTGGGAACGCCTACCGTGAACCAGAATTATCCGCCCGATGCTCTGCAGCCCTGCACCGGTGTCTATCTGACCCGCATCCTGCTGGACGGACATTGGTGGCCCGCCGCTACCGGTATCGGCCGCCGTCCCACGGTGGACGACAGTGCCAACGCCGCCGTGACCTGCGAAACCTATGTCCCGGATTTTTCCGGGAATCTTTACGGCCAGAATCCGGTGCTGGAATTTCACCGGTATTTCTGCCCGGTTCGCAAGTTCCGCACATTGCAGGAATTGTCCGATCTGATCCACCGTGCAGCCAGGGAGAGCAAGGATTACTTTGCCGCCCAGACGG encodes the following:
- the rnpM gene encoding RNase P modulator RnpM, yielding MQQQKQKKIPVRRCVGCNAQRPKRELVRVVRSPEGEISIDLRGKAPGRGAYLCPSAACLAKARKAKRLERTFEVPIPGEIYERLTEEIQCAEQSAKEATEHGE
- a CDS encoding L7Ae/L30e/S12e/Gadd45 family ribosomal protein, with amino-acid sequence MANDQHPLLGALGLCRKAGKLLHGYDRVQENALRGKVALVLLAADASERTVTHMRSACEGIVACEQMPLTTADLAMLTPKPAAVFGITDEHLAQLCAKHLT
- the infB gene encoding translation initiation factor IF-2, producing the protein MDFKYKIADVAKEFGVPAKKVIETVSPITGEAYKTGGTFGEKELDFLLETLTRENAEESLDAYLASGTKQEEPKPAPKAEAKKPEGKKQEPKRENRKPEKQAEKRNEKRVTLQELAADTGIKKPVAATEQVKVNRAQVSVDTRTVDVNVDKFNARYDDLADSRNMPNKRKNQPTGKKEKFNNRNNRRGQQFGRRRETEAERLQRIQLEKARNAQLKISIPDEITVGELASRLKQTAAKVVAKFMQMGEMHAVSDVVDFDTAALIAEEFHAKVEHEVHVSIEERLFVQEEDNAADLVERPPVVVVMGHVDHGKTSILDAIRKTNVTAGEAGGITQAIGAYQVKSGDSVITFLDTPGHEAFTAMRARGANMTDIAVLVVAADDGIMPQTIESINHAKAANVKLIVAINKMDKPTANPERVKEQLTQYEIVPEDWGGDVACIPVSAVTGMGISDLLERIVLEAEVMELKANPNRRGKGAVVEARLDKGQGPIATLLVQNGTLHKGDCLIAGTAVGRVRTMRDDKGREITEAGPSTPVEITGLTEVPEAGELFEAVEDEKLARELADKRTAEAKERQFAAYTKVTLDNLFDQMAANDMKELPIVVKADVQGSAEAVKQSLEKISNDEVRVRVIHAGVGAISKSDVSLADASNAIIIGFNVRPDAVAKAEAEQTGVEMRMYRVIYDAINDVSDAMKGMLAPKIREVALGEAQVRQVYKISSVGTVAGCRVTSGKITRDAQLRLVRDGIVICEDAIASLKRFKDDAKEVAEGFECGITLEKFSDIKEGDVFECFKLEEYRD
- the rbfA gene encoding 30S ribosome-binding factor RbfA is translated as MPSKNHGRMAQDMKRELIAIIGEMKDPRVTGGLLTVTRLDVTPDLDQAKVYISVMGREGGPEPVVKALNKASGHVRTEVSRRMHIRKAPRFVFVADEGAAYAAHINKLLGELAAEAEPAADDGADSDSE
- a CDS encoding DHH family phosphoesterase, translated to MTQSVDHETVVSRLLSADEILILCHKNPDGDTIGSGTALCLALQKLGKTAAVLCSDPIPAMYAFLPITVFDGSFTPHFVVAVDVAGIQLFGDRNNMPQYAEHVDLCIDHHGSNSGYAYETMLDDHAAATAELLTALIPEMGVEITPDIAACLYTGIATDTGCFRFTNTTAATHRAAAALIEAGADVENLNERLFECRSHARMAAERMALESLEFYYDNRCALICLTWDQIQAAGVAGAELEDLTSLPRSIEGVEVGLTLRQQKDGSYKISVRTGHDTNACNIARRLGGGGHPRAAGCEISGNLDNAKHAILDEVKKELDRSASLNAAES
- the truB gene encoding tRNA pseudouridine(55) synthase TruB; translated protein: MQTPNGILPVDKPAGWTSFDVLAKLRGALGTRKLGHSGTLDPMATGVLAVFIGKATAAADRQLNHDKTYEATLRFGQRTDTGDITGTVLETAPVTIGEEELRAVLPRFMGEQMQLPPMYSAVKINGQPLYKAARKGQTVERTPRPITVYSIEYLGTPKPGDYTLRIACSKGTYIRVLAEDIGKALGVPATLAALRRTRAGEFEISQCHTLPDILAAAEKGTLTEDGWILPVETVFAPLPTLTVNDGVKAHLFNGCPTSHYAAADGRYRAYDKEGTFLGLAAVKGGVLQVEKLFCERN
- the ribF gene encoding bifunctional riboflavin kinase/FMN adenylyltransferase, yielding MKGIETPMQIYHTMTPVHTAQGCAVALGYFDGVHCGHRMVLGSAVRYAAENGLTPAAFTFELPGNQTLKGGRILSPVQKHIRIESLGIEQYLEPPFEAFRDLSPEDFVQKVLVDCFRAKAVFCGKNFTFGARAAGDVEMLHALCEPRGISVHIVPMAQYGAQAVSSTRIRAALEEGRLDDANAMLGAPYAIDWTVTHGKGVGTSRLGTPTVNQNYPPDALQPCTGVYLTRILLDGHWWPAATGIGRRPTVDDSANAAVTCETYVPDFSGNLYGQNPVLEFHRYFCPVRKFRTLQELSDLIHRAARESKDYFAAQTVK